A single window of Nicotiana sylvestris chromosome 5, ASM39365v2, whole genome shotgun sequence DNA harbors:
- the LOC104216183 gene encoding patatin-like protein 6 has product MACNHLTDMQEPSIDTDKLSYEIFSILESKFLFGYDDQKLWIPKQIAPAVEHHKNVNEVVLTSSPVREGHGVQAIKNQRGKVCILSIDGGGMRSILSGKALAYLEQALKVKSGNPDARIADYFDVAAGSGVGGIFTTMLFSTKDQNRPLFHAEDTWKLLAEQSKKFYPTKGSNSGGFLRRIICSGGGGGSTGSATTGLEKSMKEAFVDKTGRSLTLKDTLKPVLIPCYDLSSTAPFLFSRADALETDSFDFRLWEVCRATSAEPGVFEPVCMKSVDGKTKCVAVDGGLAMSNPAAAAITHVLHNKQEFPFVRGVEDILVLSLGTGQLLEGSFEYEQVKNWKAKDWARPMARISGDGSADVVDHSVAMAFGQYRSSNYVRIQANGSSFGRCGVNGDADPSPSNVKTLVGIADEMLKQKNVESVLFGGKRIAEESNFDKLDWFAGELVQEHQKRSCRIAPTVAFKQATPKASQTSLK; this is encoded by the exons ATGGCGTGTAATCATCTAACAGATATGCAAGAGCCAAGCATAGATACAGATAAGTTAAGCTACGAGATTTTCTCTATTCTAGAAAGCAAGTTCTTATTTGGTTACGATGATCAGAAGCTTTGGATTCCTAAACAAATAGCTCCGGCAGTTGAACATCACAAGAACGTTAACGAGGTTGTGTTGACATCATCACCGGTGAGGGAGGGGCACGGCGTTCAGGCAATTAAAAATCAGAGGGGTAAAGTCTGTATCCTCAGCATAGATGGTGGTGGAATGCGAAGCATCCTATCAGGAAAAGCTTTAGCGTATCTTGAACAGGCGTTGAAGGTTAAAtcgggaaatccagatgctagaaTCGCCGATTATTTCGACGTCGCTGCCGGTTCCGGCGTCGGAGGAATATTCACCACCATGCTCTTCTCTACCAAGGACCAAAACCGCCCCTTGTTTCACGCTGAGGACACGTGGAAGCTTCTAGCAGAACAAAGCAAAAAATTCTACCCTACCAAAGGTTCAAATTCCGGCGGTTTCCTCAGGCGAATTATCTGCAGCGGAGGCGGTGGTGGTTCGACCGGTTCAGCCACGACCGGTTTGGAGAAGTCGATGAAGGAGGCCTTTGTAGATAAAACCGGTCGAAGCCTCACGTTAAAGGACACGTTGAAACCGGTTTTAATCCCATGTTACGACCTTTCAAGTACGGCGCCATTTTTGTTTTCCAGAGCTGATGCTTTAGAAACCGACAGCTTCGACTTCCGGCTATGGGAGGTTTGCAGAGCCACGTCAGCAGAGCCGGGAGTGTTCGAGCCGGTTTGTATGAAGTCCGTCGACGGGAAAACCAAGTGCGTGGCGGTTGACGGGGGATTAGCCATGAGCAACCCGGCGGCGGCGGCGATTACCCACGTGCTTCACAACAAGCAAGAATTCCCCTTCGTGAGAGGTGTGGAGGACATTTTGGTACTTTCACTAGGGACAGGTCAGCTCCTTGAAGGAAGCTTTGAATATGAGCAAGTCAAGAATTGGAAGGCAAAAGACTGGGCTCGACCAATGGCTCGAATTTCTGGCGATGGCTCCGCTGATGTGGTGGACCACTCAGTTGCCATGGCTTTTGGCCAATACCGTAGCAGTAATTACGTGCGCATTCAG GCTAACGGATCGAGCTTTGGTCGTTGTGGGGTGAATGGAGACGCTGACCCAAGTCCGAGCAATGTGAAAACGTTGGTTGGGATAGCAGATGAAATGCTGAAACAGAAAAATGTAGAGTCAGTGCTTTTCGGTGGCAAGAGAATTGCAGAGGAAAGCAATTTTGATAAACTTGATTGGTTTGCTGGAGAATTAGTGCAAGAACATCAGAAAAGGAGTTGCCGGATAGCTCCCACTGTTGCATTTAAGCAAGCTACACCGAAAGCTTCCCAAACATCTCTCAAATAG